gtctggggctgtttttcatggttcggctagtccccttagttccagtgaaaggaaatcttaaagctacagcagacaatgacattgtagacgattctttgcttccaactttgtggcaacagtttggggaaggccctttcctgtttcagcatgacaatgccctcgatcacaaagcgatgtccatacagaaatggtttgtcgagatcggtgtggaagaacttgactggcctgcacagagccctgacctcaaccccatcgaacatctttgggatgaattggaacgctgactgcgagccaggcctaatcgcccaacatcagtgcccgacctcactaatgttctgcTTTGCTCGAGGGAAATTTGTTGGCGGCTTCTGCTATgcagagctgtccatggtgctggaaGTTCTGGAACGTCTTGCGACTTTTTCGTGGCATTTTTAGATCTAGCGTTGGCGTTCTTGGCGCTGAAACGTCTTCTACACATTTTGGATTTCCACAGGTTAGTGTGATGTCTTTATTAATATTACCTGGGTCTGGGTCTTCTTCCAGTTAAGTTACTGCAGAGGAATGGATGGTTCAACTTTCTTTCAAGTTGGCCCATGCTGGAACCAGAACCATATAAATTATTAAGAAAAATATTTCTGGCTGGAACCATCATTtgttgcaacctggtctcagagcattttgtattattttgaAAGCAAATCCAAGACAATCCTTTAGCgtgatatgttacatttcatatggttacataagacagatggttacttaagacaAAAACGAAGGCAGGGTGGTTGGGTAGGCATATAAcgcaaatgtctagcaacccaaaggttgcgagttcgaatctcatcacggacaactttaacATTTTAGATAATTagtaacttttcaactacttactacttttcagctactttgcaactacttccccttcccctaaccctaaccttaacccctttagctaacccttcccctaacggtgaccttaaccctttaacctaactcctaatcttaacccctaaccctaacccctagcctagctaatgttagccagctagctaacgttagccacctagctagaattcgtgaCATATCATACacttagcaaattcgtaacatattgtacgtttagcaaattcgtaacatataatatgaattcgtaacatataatatgaattgtaattcataacatataatatgaaatgggtgatggacaaccacaaatgaatacataccataaaAAACGTAAAATTTCATACTAAATGGAGAGTCTCATACAGAATAATGTGAAACgccctgagaccaggttgcaacaAACTACATATCCCACAAGCCATTGATGTTCTTTTTAGTTCTGTGCGCTTCTAATTTAAGCCATCATCCACCACTATCAACAACGTTACTGCAGCAATGCTTCCCTGGTCTTCTCTGCGTTTTAAAATGCATCAATTTATTCTGCATGACTAGAGGATATAATATCTATAGCTAAATGGAGATTACTCGTGCCAGACCATCGCTGTTTGGAGATATAGGTGAGATGTTTTATTTGTGTCTCGCCTGTCTGTAAGTTCAAAGAGGCTAATGCTCATGACGTAAACTGCATGAACGCTTAACCCACTATCAAAATTATAGAAAAATATTTGTCATGCCTTTCCCTTGTTGAGTATTTTATTTAGCTGGCTTATTCTGGCCAATTATTAGAAAACATTCTGTTCTTCCTTGTTTTAATAACCTAATTTGAGACCATCCAGCTAAGCTTGTTATAACAAGCTAGTGACCGGTGTATTAGAGCATTAACTATTCTGTAGGCTACGTAGGTAGCCAGGGTGATCCTTATATAACTATTCATGAACCTGTATCTATCATTTTGCCGACCAGATCATGAATCTAGCCAATGTTGTCTAGAGTTAATACATTTAAGTTAGGGCTATTCCACTGCATGTCACCAACCATCACATAGACAGACGGTGGACGTCAGCAGTGGGTAAGCCTCGTGGGGAGGGAGGGGCGGGTTTATGACAGGATTCACATGGCGTGAGAGCCGGGCCCTGGACCAATGATTTATTGCCCTGGACCCTGCAAAGCGTTTCAGCGATAACTCAAGATCTAGCACAGTGTTTTGTCAGTAACCttattcagtgcttgacttggactaaaATAGCTGGTGCCGGTAAAGTCTATATTTAGGTgcagctccacaatacttttgagctaatattctataagaggtcaAGCAGTAGAACATGTAAGGTGGCGGTACTCAGCtctggtgagctcctgcccaagtcaagaaCTGACCTTATTTATGAATATATACAGACATAAACTAAAGGCCTACTTTGTGTAATGAGCTCAAGTAAtgttactgtaaaatatataattAAACTCCTCCCTGTTTTATGTATCTTAGATCAACAGTTATTTGGCAGAATGCGCCTGTACTGTCTGTatcatacagtgagctccaaaagtattgggacagtgacaatgtttgttgttgttttggaatgatacaatgactatgacgttaaagtgcagactgtcagctttaagttgggggtattttcatccatattgggtaaaccgtttagaaattacagcactttttgtatgTAGTCCCcctattttaggggaccaaaagtattgggacaaattcatttaaatgtgtattaaagtagtcaaaagtttagtatttggcccatagtcctagcatgcaatgattacatcaagcttgtgactctacaaactttttgaatgcatttgctgtttgttttggttgtgtttcagattaattTGTGCccaaatagaaatgaatggtaaataatgtgtcATTttggacacaatacattatttactattaatttctattgggcaaagTGCCAAAGGggtggagtacagagccaaaacaacaacaaaaaatgtgtcactgtcccaatacttttggagctcactgtatataggaATCCCTTGACttttctccctcccaccctgcaGCTCATGGCCTGGGGTTCTGGACAGACCGTTCGGCGGTACACGAGGCAGCTGCCCAGGGCAAGGCTCTTCAGCTACAGAAGCTGATCCAGGGAGGGGCAGCGGTCAACATAGTGGCTGTGGACTCCATCACCCCCCTCCACGAGGCCTGCATACAGGGGCAGACACAGTGTGTCCGGTTGCTGCTGGACGCTGGCGCTCAGGTGGGTCAGAGGGCTATTTGTCACTTGTGATAGGTCTGTCGGTAGTGGCACTATTCTGAATATGGGTGGGGGGGAACCTTAGGATGGTGACTTATCTGCAGTAACCCCTACATGCAAACAACTGTGACTGTTTCTGTGAGGGGCGAGAGACATTTGAATAGAATCCAAATTACAAATTTGACGGGGGAGCTAGTACCTGGGACCCTAAGGGTTTTTAGATTTGCTATTACACATTGATTTGTTATAAGATTGTTATAAAATTCACCATCGAGTTCAGATTCTCTATTTAAGGACACTTGGTGGGGGTATCAgtgaacattttaaaatgttgtgcCGTAATGTTgatgtgtgcctgcctgcctgcctgcctgcctgcctgcctgcctgcctgcctgcctgcctgcctgcctgtctgcctgtctgcctgtctgcctgtctgcctgtctgtctgtctgtctgtctgtctgtctgtctgtctgtctgtctgtctgtctgtctgtctgtctgtctgtctgtctgtctgtccgtccgtccgtccgtccgtccgtccgtccgtccgtccgtccgtccgtctgtgtgtctgtctgtgtgtctgtctgtgtgtgtctgtctgtctcactcagGTGGATGCGCGGAACATTGACGGCAGTACCCCTCTGTGCGATGCCTGTGCTGCGGGGAGCCTGGAGTGTGTGAAACTACTCATACAGCACGGGGCTACGGTCAACCCTCCACTGTTCACCTTCTCACCCCTCCACGAGGCCTGCATGGGGGGTACATGTTGTTGATTTTGATTACAACAAGGTTCATGTTGTCATGTtgtgagagagggggggggggcagcaGTCCTGGACCCCACACACAGCATAAAGAACACACACTGGGATAATGGGGTAATGTGTAGTTTGTCCCCCTCAATACCCAAGTGTCTTAAACTATgactgacgtgtgtgtgtgtgtgtgtgtgcgtgcgtgtgtgtgtgtgtgtgtgtgtgtgtgtctgtgtctgtgtgtgtgtgtgtgcgtgtatgtgtgtgttacaggTAACTCTGACTGCGTTCAGCTCATGATAGACGTGGGAGCTCTGATGGAGGCCCATGACTGCCACTTTGGGACTCCACTACATGTAGCGTGTGCCAGACAACACTTTGACTGCGCCAAGGTGCTCCTCAATGCAGGTGGGTGGACCACGTTGTGGTAACATTATTTCAAAGTGTTGTTTTGCTCCTGATCTTTCAAAGGCCATTCATGGGAATTTGCTCTCTCAAGTAAGTGCCTAATCTAACCATAAAAATAAGGTGCAACTTGAGAGCCTGAGAAACTTCAGACTTCCATTTGAAAGCATTACACAAATTAAAACCACAACTTGATCTTGAAACTTTGCCGTTAAAACAATGTTCTGTACTTTTTGATGCAGGTTGTAATCTTCAGAATGTGTGTAACGGTAGGTCTTGACCACTTGCCTTTAAAACCAAACCTTTTCATATTCTCCAAGGGGCAAATGTGAACGCTGCCAAGCTTCACGAGACGGCGCTCCATCACGCAGCCAAAGTAAAGAACGTGGATCTGATCGAGCTGCTGATTGAATTCGGTGGGAACATATATGCCAGGGACAACCTGGGCAAAAAGCCCATCAACTACACAAGTCAAGGGTCTCCCACCAATATCTGCCTAGAGTTCTATGAAAGTAAGTATTTTATTCATACAACGTAGGTAGAAAAGACTAGAAAAGTCTACAGATTATCCCATGTATGAAAATATGACCTTCAAAGAGAGTTGTATACACAcctttttcacactactgagcagAGCTGCGCTGCATTACACTAGCCTTGTTatgcatccaccatagttgctggaaccgtgctggagaggacaatgtgaaaataaaatatttgagCTTCACACAATACAATTCAGTTTGGCacgatagtgtgaaaagggttAATATAATATCTTAGGGTATTTTATCTCAACTGCCATGTTTTGGCTCTTCCCCAGATACTCCCCTCAGTCTACAACAGATCAGCAGGATAGCTCTGAGAACAGGACTGGGCAGAAGAGCCCTGGACGACGTGTCCAAACTGGGCTTGCCCAATCGCATCACCTGCTACCTCTCATACCAGCCACCACCAGATCTGGACTTGGACTTTGACTACTTCTAACAAGCCCCGTCTTTTTATGAGTCTGTTTTGTCTTATGCCGATCGATTCCACCAcaattagcctggtcccaggtctgtttgtgttctTGCCAATGCCAACTCATTGGAATGCTGACATGTTTTAACCAATTAGCATAACAATGGCTGATAGCAcagacagactggcactcagCCAAGATGGGAATGCAGATGGATATATTGTTTATTTATAGAATGGCCAAGATGCAGGGTAGtcaggtcccagatctgtttgtgcggtcttgccaactcctatggtcattgtcaggCTAAACATGCTTTGACAACGACTATAGGAGTTGTTTATACAGTACactattttttactattttctacaatagtgaagacatcaaaactatgaaataacacatatggaatcatgtggtaaccataaaagtgttaaacaaatcaaaatgtattttatatttgagattcttaaaatagccaccctttgccttgatgacagctttgcacactcttggcattctctcaaccagcttcacctggaatgcttttccaacagactcgaaggagttcccacatatgctgagcacttgttggctgcttttccttcactctgcggtccgactcatcccaaaccatctcaatttggttgagatcgggggattgtggaggccaggtcatctgatgcagcactccatcactctccttcttggtaaaatagcccttacacagcctggaggtatgttgggtcattgtcctgttgaaaacaaatgatagtcccattaagcccaaaccagatgggatggcgtatcactgcagaatgctgtggtagccatgctggttaagtgtgccttgaattctaaataaatcacagacagtgtcaccaacaaagatttccaccggtctaatgtccattgctcgtatttcttggcccaagaaagtctcttcttcttattggtgtcctttagtagtggtttccttgcagcaatttgaccatgaaggcctgattcacacagtctcctctgaacagttgatgttgagatgtgtctgttacttgaactctgtgaagcatttatttgggctgcaatttctgaggctggtaactctaatgaacgtatcctctgcagcagagggcaCTCTGGGTCTACCATTcatatggcggtcctcatgagagccagtttcatcatagcgcttgatggtttttgtgactgcactggaagaaacgttcaaatttcttgaaatgttccgtattgactgaccttcatgtcttaaagtaatgatggactgttgtttctcttatttgagctgttcttgccataatatggacttggtctttgccaaatagggctagcctctgtataccctccctaccttgtcacaacacaactgattggctcaaacgcattaagaagaaagTAAATtacacaaatgaacttttaacaaggcacacctgttaattgaaatgcattccaggtgactacctcatgaagctggttgggagaatgacaagagtgtgcaaagctgtcatcaaggcaaagggtggctatttgaagaatctcaaatataaaatatattttgatttgtttaacacttttttggttactacatgattccatatgtgttatttcatagttttgatgtcttcactattattctacaatgtagaaaatagtaaaaataaagaaaacccttgaatgagtaggtgttctaaaacttttgaccagtagtgtacaaacagatctgggaccaggctataggcAGGGGAGACCAAACTAATTTGTCAGAGTTAGGGTTTCAGTCAAACTACAATGAAAAATTAGGGATATAAATGTAACCTTACTGACCTGACAGGTGTCCGCTAGCTATGCTAGAAAGGGCGGTATTTAATCTGTATCACAGAAGcacaatagaaatgtaaaggtcatttccgattgagctgagatatgcagcgtttaccttgaatgcagtctccgccaaCACGGATTTTCCACGATatggattgaatctaggcctaagcGTTCCGGTAAGCATAGTCTTATGCTTGGACCAAGATCTATTTGTCCTGCCTTCTGTTTGGGATGTTGTGCCTTGCCAACTgcaagacggcacaaacagatctggaaccaggctagtcTGTCCAACCTTTCTGAATTCTTAAATATTTTAGCTAAGCTTTTAGGATTGTGTAATTGTGTAAATATCAAACAGATATGTTTATTTTTGAATAATGTGTATATAAACTatgtaaataataaataatttatGATTTATGTAAATTCCATTAATACTGTTTGTGTAAGTATCCAAATAAGACTATTTTGAGTTTAAGTGTTGCATTTTGTCTTCTGCATGGTTGGAGTGTTGGAAATATGGgtgttgttacaggtgtcaagtgCACACCCCTTGAAATTAATTTCTGCATGTTATCATATTAATTGATTTTAATGCATATTATTGTTCTTAATAGTTTTTACTCTTCCATTGTTGCTTTACTGAAAATAAGTTATATTGTGTTATATTTTGGAACGTGTAAACCAAGCACCCAAGAAACAGTGCCATTTTCACAATACTTTTTGACGAGAAATGCAGAATTACTGTGTGGTTAGAAATGACTTTTATCTGTCACAGTAAACAATCGGTTGGAGAATGGGGAAGGAACATCTCGTCTGGTGGAAGTAGGGGCTTTCAAGGGTTAAAACGTTTGCAAGTAAGCATGGTTTAGCGGTCACTGTCAGCTTCCGAGCATGCTGACGCAAACACACTAGAGGACTTCCTCTTTCTTCACATTAGAGGTCTTATTTTCACTCCTCCAGTGACAGCTGACACACACAGAAATCTCACAGCATCGATTCAAACTTCAGATCCAAAGCTCTTTATTTTTAATTGAAAAGGaattaaatacacacacacacacaggtagcttCTAGCAGATTTTGCCTCGCATAATCTTTAATTGGTCTTTCCATTTTCAGTATCCATACCAAGCATTCCAGTGATACTTTCCCCTCTCTTTGCACACAGCATAACTTGTTGATCGTTGTTCTACTTATGTCTCTCACACAAAGTTCTCAAGAGAACTCATTCTGAAACCTTACTTTCCCACCATTAATTCAACTCAGTTGCGGTCcaattctctacccttctccctaGGTTTGCCCTCGTACACTACACTTTGCGCACTCTCCCTCGCGGATTTAAAAGGAATGGACTGGTTTAAGGAATACGGTAGAAACTCCCTTCAGCCATACTTACACTAATCcaagactttttaaaatgtgtgaggaagtgaacgagtgcacacttctgGGTGAAGGAGGGTAGAGAATCAACCCACGAGTTACCAAGCCTTCTCCTAACAACATACTCATTTCATCCTTTGTCTCCACAGACAGTTGACAAATATTTGCACGTCGTCTACACTGTGTACACTACTGGAGATCAACCTCAACACATGGCGCTGCATGGAAAGAGAGCCTGCATCCCAAAtcgcaccccattccctatatagggtactacttttgaccaggccacatagggtgtcatttgggggaCACAGAGAAATGGCTCAACAAAACCATTTAAAAAAACACTAACCAAGGGACACACTGACCAACCCAGTAGAAATGATTACTTAATCAAAAACAAGTGGTTAATAAATTCCAGTTCCAATCAACATATATTTCTTCTTTTAAGAGCTAAAACAGTGCTATTTTGTATAAAACAGAGttagtcatttaaaaaaaaactaattcACAAAACCGCTGTAAAACAGATGTAAAACATTTTCAGTCACATTGGTTGGCACATATCATTTCCCTTGTAAAGTAAACCAATAATTCTTTTTACTTTCGGAAATTTACAGAACTCTTCAATTTCATTGGTTTACAGTGCACAGACTGGACGGATGTGATTGGACGGTTTTGACATAGCTGCTACATGGTCGTCATGGTACATCACTGCTATTTTCAGACATTCTTCTATGCAAATTCACTACTTGACAGACAGGTGCCATGGAAATTCACGAACAAGTAGGCTACACATTAATATTACAAATACGAAGTCCAACATAAAACCATAGAGAAGAAGACAAGGTAGAAAAGATGGACAGAGCAGTGAAGGTATACACGTGCTGGACATCCCCCCCCCTGGGCTCCATGGACTCCTCAGTTCCGGTCTCTCTCCTAAACGCCGGTCTCTTTCCTCCTGCGAAGCTGACCACGGCTCCACTCTCTTTTCATTTTACTTGAAGAATCAGACCGGGGGAGTGCCTCTGTGCCTTTACACCCTCGGATTGGATCACCGACCTGGGAACAGTCGTTCTCATCTGCCCCCTCCTCGACCTGGACCATATCGGACATGGACACCACAGAAGAACGCCGCTTGGCCCTGGTCGTAGCCTCACCGTGCTGATCTCGGAGTGGTGCCCTCTGCTTTTGGGGTTGGGCGTCGACGGCGCTCCGGAGACAGTTGAGCCACTGCTGCTTGTGGAAGACGTCGTTGACCTGCAGGGTGTGAGACTGGCCGTGGGTCGGGTCCAGGGAGGTCACGCGGAACACGTTcttagctggagagagagagagagacagtcagaaacAACGCAGATTATATAAACTGCTGTTCATCGTAAACACGTCCATATAAAACGCCTCCTAAAGTACAACTCCTTGGTCTCAGTACCTTTCCCAAATGTATCATGAACGCAGTAAAATGTAGGTGGAGTTAACGCCACACAGGATATTGTGCCAGCAACTCACAAACTGGGCATTGAGTCCTGAGTGCAGAGATCTTCTCCAATGCATTTTTGAGAAGGACACAAGGAATTGAAGAAAGACTAATTGAGACAATTGAGTCCCAGACCATAACTCACCTTTCTCCCCCTGGCTGAAGGCCCCTCTGAAGGACCCTCCCATGCGTATGTCTCCATCCTGTAGGTCCTCCAGAGCCAGGTCTCTGATGGGGAGGGGCTGACGGTACACCTGGTAGCAGCTCCGCTCGTTACGCGTCACCGGCCGCGTCAGCACCAGCAGCTCAGAGAACAGGAACACGTGCAGCTTCTACACAACACACGGAGTTAACGTAACAGGCCTATTACTGcgaaagcactttgtgacaactgctgatgtaaaacacGCTTTAGAAATACATTTGATTGGTTGAAAGGGGGGGGGTCAACTTCACAATGAGAAGAAAACCAGAAAGCCTGGTTACATGTTAGTTGGGGGGGGGCATACAGCCGTACAGAATAGGTTGTACTAACGTACGGGATAAACTGTGTGTGTCTAAAAAACGCTCACCGAGCCACTCTTGTTGCGTAGCTCTCCGTGACAGAGCAAGGTCTTGCAGTTGTCGATGAGCGGGTCTCTCTGCCTGTCATCCAGATACTCCAGCTTATTAATGTAGTACTGACACTCCGACTCTCCCTTCCTCACGTTGATGTCAGACAACACACCCTGGATGATGGTCATCTGGAATCACAGTATTACACTTCGGTCAAGTCAAAAGAGATTTAGAATAAATGTATTATTCTATTAGCA
The sequence above is a segment of the Coregonus clupeaformis isolate EN_2021a chromosome 19, ASM2061545v1, whole genome shotgun sequence genome. Coding sequences within it:
- the LOC121531276 gene encoding ankyrin repeat and SOCS box protein 13 translates to MEITRARPSLFGDIAHGLGFWTDRSAVHEAAAQGKALQLQKLIQGGAAVNIVAVDSITPLHEACIQGQTQCVRLLLDAGAQVDARNIDGSTPLCDACAAGSLECVKLLIQHGATVNPPLFTFSPLHEACMGGNSDCVQLMIDVGALMEAHDCHFGTPLHVACARQHFDCAKVLLNAGANVNAAKLHETALHHAAKVKNVDLIELLIEFGGNIYARDNLGKKPINYTSQGSPTNICLEFYENTPLSLQQISRIALRTGLGRRALDDVSKLGLPNRITCYLSYQPPPDLDLDFDYF